A DNA window from Acetobacter aceti NBRC 14818 contains the following coding sequences:
- a CDS encoding zinc-dependent alcohol dehydrogenase family protein: MFAMQLSKPHTPLEWVELPDPHPGPGQIRVKVGACGVCRTDLHVVDGDLTHPALPIIPGHEIVGRIDELGDGVTDLSIGQRVGIPWLGHTCGHCLYCDEGKENLCDHPLFTGYTRNGGYATMTVADARYAFPLGEEGDDVSLAPLLCAGLIGWRSLSHAGNGKKIGLYGFGAAAHIIAQVLRWQGREVYAFTTPGDTEKQAFARSLGAVWAGGSDEMPPDLLDGAIIFAAVGPLVPAALKAIRKGCRVVCAGIHMSEIPAFSYDILWEEREIVSIANLTRQDGLDFLSLAPKIGIKTKTTTYPLNKANEALDDLRHGRFDGAAVLVP, encoded by the coding sequence ATGTTCGCGATGCAGCTCAGCAAACCCCATACCCCGCTTGAATGGGTCGAGCTTCCAGACCCTCATCCGGGGCCGGGCCAAATCCGTGTAAAGGTTGGTGCCTGTGGGGTATGTCGCACTGACCTGCATGTGGTGGATGGTGATCTGACCCATCCGGCCTTACCGATCATTCCGGGGCATGAAATCGTCGGCAGGATCGACGAACTGGGAGACGGCGTCACGGATCTGAGCATCGGTCAGCGTGTCGGCATCCCTTGGCTGGGACACACCTGCGGCCATTGTCTCTACTGCGATGAGGGCAAGGAAAATCTCTGCGATCACCCGCTGTTCACCGGCTACACGCGCAATGGTGGTTACGCGACGATGACGGTAGCAGATGCCCGCTACGCCTTCCCGCTGGGAGAAGAGGGAGACGACGTCTCTCTCGCGCCACTGCTCTGCGCTGGGCTGATCGGCTGGCGGTCCCTTTCTCACGCAGGTAATGGCAAGAAAATCGGACTGTACGGATTTGGCGCAGCCGCGCACATCATCGCTCAGGTTCTGCGCTGGCAGGGCAGGGAAGTTTACGCTTTCACCACGCCCGGTGACACGGAAAAGCAGGCATTTGCACGGTCTCTTGGAGCTGTATGGGCAGGTGGTTCGGACGAAATGCCGCCGGATCTTCTTGATGGAGCAATTATCTTTGCCGCTGTCGGCCCTCTGGTGCCTGCGGCTCTCAAGGCCATACGCAAAGGATGCCGCGTGGTCTGCGCCGGGATTCACATGAGTGAAATTCCGGCGTTTTCCTACGATATCCTGTGGGAAGAGCGTGAGATTGTCTCAATTGCCAATCTGACACGGCAGGATGGACTCGATTTTCTGTCTCTTGCCCCAAAGATTGGCATCAAAACAAAGACTACGACCTATCCGCTCAACAAGGCGAATGAAGCTCTGGATGATCTGCGACATGGCCGCTTTGATGGGGCAGCCGTGCTGGTTCCTTAA